A window of the Gossypium arboreum isolate Shixiya-1 chromosome 2, ASM2569848v2, whole genome shotgun sequence genome harbors these coding sequences:
- the LOC108462201 gene encoding probable polygalacturonase At1g80170, producing the protein MSYCIYTTKPISQTNKTEQIMAKLFLVSFLGLLIAAYGVAGNVVYDKFNILEDMDIVEEDTDFLESPSWTSEHGGKVLVNVDSFGAVGDGVSDDTQAFRKAWDTACSTRKSVLLVPPGHRYLVNATKFKGPCAERLIVQIDGTIVAPDEPKNWDPDLPRLWLDFSKLQGVAFQGKGVIDGSGSKWWAASCKKNKSNPCRGAPTALTIDSSSSIKVKGLTIQNSQQMNFVISKSEAVRVFGVKVTCPGDSPNTDGIHITKSTNVVLQDCKIGTGDDCISIVNGSSTIKMKRIYCGPGHGVSIGSLGEDNSVGIVTNVVLDTALLRETTNGVRIKTWQGGSGYVRGVRFENVRMEDVANPIIIDQFYCDSPTTCQNQTSAVQISQIVYRNISGTTKSKQAIKFACSNTVPCSNLVLSNVNLEKKDGTVETYCNSAQGFGYGLVHPSADCLSSHDKGSILIDWKDNAELTEPTEDHIIHTEL; encoded by the exons atGTCTTATTGCATTTATACAACTAAACCAATCTCCCAAACAAACAAAACAGAACAAATTATGGCTAAATTATTCCTTGTTTCCTTTCTTGGTTTATTGATAGCAGCATATGGAGTTGCAGGAAACGTGGTATATGACAAGTTTAACATACTTGAAGACATGGACATTGTAGAAGAAGATACAGACTTTCTTGAGTCCCCATCTTGGACAAGTGAACATGGTGGCAAGGTTCTTGTGAATGTGGATAGCTTTGGAGCAGTTGGAGATGGAGTTTCTGATGACACccag GCTTTTAGAAAAGCATGGGACACAGCATGCTctactcgaaaatcagttttattGGTTCCTCCTGGACATCGTTATTTAGTTAATGCTACAAAGTTTAAGGGGCCATGTGCAGAGAGGTTGATTGTTCAG ATTGATGGAACAATAGTGGCCCCAGATGAACCCAAGAATTGGGACCCAGATCTTCCTAGACTGTGGCTTGATTTTTCTAAGCTGCAGGGAGTAGCATTCCAAGGAAAAGGAGTTATCGATGGATCAGGCAGCAAATGGTGGGCAGCATCTTGCAAAAAGAACAAGTCAAAT CCTTGCAGAGGGGCACCGACA GCACTGACTATAGATTCAAGCTCATCTATTAAGGTGAAAGGCCTTACTATTCAGAACAGCCAACAGATGAATTTCGTCATTTCAAAGTCTGAAGCTGTTCGAGTATTTGGTGTTAAAGTCACATGTCCTGGAGACAGTCCAAACACTGATGGAATCCACATCACTAAATCAACTAATGTTGTTCTTCAAGACTGCAAAATAGGAACAG GTGATGATTGCATCTCAATTGTCAATGGTTCATCGACTATCAAGATGAAGAGAATATATTGTGGACCAGGACATGGAGTCAG CATTGGAAGCCTTGGGGAGGATAACTCGGTGGGCATTGTCACAAACGTGGTCTTGGATACAGCATTACTCAGGGAGACTACGAATGGTGTCAGGATTAAAACTTGGCAG GGTGGTTCTGGTTATGTTCGTGGTGTGCGTTTCGAAAATGTGAGGATGGAAGATGTTGCTAACCCCATCATTATTGATCAATTCTACTGTGATTCACCAACAACCTGCCAAAACCAG ACATCAGCAGTGCAAATAAGCCAGATTGTATACCGAAACATTAGTGGGACAACGAAAAGCAAGCAAGCAATCAAGTTTGCCTGCAGTAATACTGTTCCCTgtagcaatttagtcctaagcAATGTAAACTTGGAGAAGAAAGATGGCACAGTTGAGACCTACTGCAACTCTGCACAAGGCTTCGGCTACGGGCTTGTTCATCCTTCAGCCGACTGCCTCAGTTCCCACGACAAAGGCTCTATTCTTATTGACTGGAAAGACAATGCTGAGCTTACCGAACCCACTGAAGATCATATTATTCACACTGAACTCTAA